In Quercus robur chromosome 11, dhQueRobu3.1, whole genome shotgun sequence, the following proteins share a genomic window:
- the LOC126706936 gene encoding TMV resistance protein N-like isoform X2 translates to MATQTASSSSSSYFPKYDVFLSFCGVDTRKSFTDHLYAALKQRGIFTFRDDENLERGKYISQELLKAIEESRFAIVVFSKNYVYSRWCMIELVKIVECMKEKKLRILPVFYHVEPSDVRNCRFNFDVRNQMGTIVNIDDVQAWKAALKNVGSIAGFRIQNGSEAILVQEICRHIFSRLQFSCNISKELVGIEYRVSEMLNNLNLYLDKSSDGVRFVGICGMGGIGKTTLALEIYERISGSFEASSYIADVREKTKNQHLVSLQEQLLSNIFMGSEIKIWNVHEGIKIIGNRLRGKKVLIVLDDVDGEKQLEALAGNHNWFGPGSRIIVTSRDSHLLRRCGVHYIYAAKGLDKDEALQLFSLRAFKKPHPEENYVDFSMCFVNYTNGLPLALKVLGSLLFKKSTDEWKCVIDKLKAEPNKEILDILQISFDGLMDTEKELFLDIACFFKGENKGCIRDILQSFRYYPDYNIGVLVDKSLITINENGTLWMHDLLQEMGQAIVRRGSPKEAGGRTRLWLYEDILHVLKNNTGTEVVEGIILNIPIQKEELLDAGVFSKMKKMRLLKMGDMGKVKLPQGLDYLSNELRIIEWHGYPLSSMPANFQPNKLLELRMHCSGIKRLWDGIMNLDELKLIDLRNSQNLIETPNLSGVPKLKQLILQGCTGLSKIHPSLENLKQLVQLDLNGCKNLESLPHKINLESLEVFILSGCSKLKKFPEVVGNMSCLSELYLNETAIKDLPLSVDLLTGLIKLDLRGCKNLSSLPNACYSSMSLKILTLSGCSKLDALPENLGNLEGLEELDVSGTAIKYLPTSHLRNLRVLSLRGCKGLSPKPSNKLFSFLSMQQRRSPDPTVMLEFSLSGLWSLTELDLSFCNLQAIPNAFDCLSSLLKLNLEGNNFVSLPKSMIQLSNLRDLFLSCCTNLQSLRELPLNIKYIDATQCTSLETLSSESEYDFQPSLRLFNCVKLIENQGYSNMLLAILRSHFINEKHYCGQERLAHYIDIPGGEIPNWFCHRNVGASVSLQMPSGYCNKLMGIAVCVVFVLRQHNPLDQLEFKDWGLHRFTHELSCSIESKKNQIDIVTHGFSEKFGKIEPHHLWLQYFPSQFFRKDWKDVLSNSFANGFSDIEIKFKTWGPGLEVTKCGAHLVFKQDVEDLKQTIFGSSRSCSITPYEDDFDVSARDAIIKESHDNYDGEGAGPSGEGTSNDVDAPHQKWIQHPNGPNLIENWIGNFN, encoded by the exons ATGGCCACTCAAACagcttcctcttcctcttcctcttatTTTCCGAAATACGACGTGTTCCTTAGTTTTTGCGGTGTTGACACCCGCAAGAGTTTTACAGACCATCTCTACGCTGCTTTGAAACAAAGAGGTATTTTCACCTTCAGAGACGATGAGAATCTTGAGCGGGGAAAGTATATTTCTCAAGAGCTCTTAAAAGCAATAGAAGAGTCCAGATTTGCAATCGTCGTTTTCTCAAAAAACTACGTTTATTCAAGGTGGTGCATGATTGAACTAGTAAAGATTGTTGAATGCATGAAAGAGAAGAAGTTGAGAATTTTGCCAGTCTTTTACCATGTGGAACCGTCTGATGTACGGAACTGTAGGTTTAATTTTGATGTACGGAACCAGATGGGTACTATTGTTAACATAGATGACGTGCAAGCATGGAAAGCTGCTTTGAAAAATGTCGGCAGTATAGCCGGATTTCGTATACAAAATGG GAGTGAAGCAATCCTTGTTCAAGAAATCTGTAGACATATATTTTCAAGGCTTCAATTCTCATGTAATATATCCAAGGAGCTTGTTGGAATAGAATACCGTGTGAGTGAAATGTTGAATAACTTGAATTTATATTTAGATAAAAGTTCGGATGGTGTTCGCTTTGTAGGAATTTGTGGGATGGGTGGAATCGGTAAAACGACTCTTGCACTAGAAATTTATGAAAGAATTTCAGGTAGCTTTGAAGCTAGCAGCTATATTGCTGATGTaagagaaaaaactaaaaatcaacaTCTAGTTTCTTTACAAGAACAACTTCTTTCTAACATCTTTATGGGAAGTGAAATAAAGATATGGAATGTTCATGAGGGGATCAAAATCATAGGGAATAGACTACGTGGTAAGAAGGTTCTTATTGttcttgatgatgttgatggagAAAAACAATTAGAAGCATTAGCGGGGAACCATAATTGGTTTGGTCCAGGGAGTAGAATCATTGTAACAAGTAGAGATAGCCATTTGTTGCGAAGATGTGGTGTGCATTACATATATGCAGCAAAGGGGTTGGATAAAGATGAAGCTTTGCAACTCTTTAGTTTGAGAGCTTTCAAGAAACCCCATCCTGAAGAAAATTATGTGGATTTTTCTATGTGTTTTGTGAATTACACTAATGGCCTTCCTTTAGCTCTTAAAGTTTTAGGTtctttgttgtttaaaaaaagCACAGATGAATGGAAATGTGTCATTGATAAACTAAAGGCAGAACCTAATAAAGAAATTTTGGATATTCTTCAAATAAGTTTTGATGGGTTAATGGATACCGAAAAGGAATTATTTCTagatattgcatgttttttcAAAGGAGAGAACAAAGGTTGCATAAGAGATATATTACAAAGTTTTCGTTACTATCCAGACTACAATATTGGTGTTCTTGTGGATAAATCTCTCATAACAATTAATGAAAATGGAACTTTgtggatgcatgatttgctaCAAGAAATGGGTCAGGCAATAGTTCGTCGTGGATCCCCAAAAGAGGCTGGTGGACGTACTAGGTTATGGCTTTATGAGGATATCCTTCATGTACTGAAGAATAATACT GGAACAGAGGTAGTTGAAGGCATAATCCTAAACATACCTATTCAAAAAGAGGAGCTTTTGGATGCTGGAGTCTTctcaaagatgaaaaaaatgagattgCTTAAAATGGGTGATATGGGTAAAGTGAAACTTCCACAAGGCCTTGATTATCTTTCTAATGAGTTACGCATTATAGAATGGCATGGATATCCTTTAAGTTCCATGCCGGCCAATTTCCAACCAAACAAGCTTCTTGAATTGAGAATGCATTGCAGCGGCATCAAACGACTATGGGATGGAATTATG AATTTAGATGAGTTAAAACTCATTGACTTGCGTAACTCTCAAAACTTGATTGAGACCCCAAATCTAAGTGGAGTCCCAAAGCTTAAGCAATTGATTCTTCAAGGTTGTACAGGACTGTCTAAGATTCATCCATCTCTTGAAAATCTCAAACAGCTTGTTCAATTAGATCTGAATGGTTGCAAGAACCTTGAAAGCCTTCCACACAAGATCAACTTGGAATCTCTTGAGGTTTTTATTCTTTCCGGATGTTCAAAATTGAAGAAGTTTCCAGAGGTTGTGGGAAATATGTCATGTTTGTCTGAACTTTATTTAAATGAGACCGCTATAAAAGATCTACCATTATCAGTGGACCTTTTAACTGGCCTTATTAAATTGGATCTAAGAGGCTGCAAAAACCTTTCAAGTCTTCCGAATGCTTGTTATAGTTCAATGTCTCTAAAAATTCTCACTTTATCTGGCTGCTCAAAGCTTGATGCACTACCAGAGAATTTGGGGAATCTCGAAGGCTTGGAGGAGTTAGATGTGAGTGGAACTGCAATAAAATACCTACCTACATCTCATCTTAGAAATCTCAGAGTACTGTCTCTTCGTGGATGTAAAGGGCTATCACCTAAACCTTCGAATAAACTCTTCAGTTTTCTTTCAATGCAACAGAGAAGAAGTCCAGATCCCACTGTCATGTTAGAGTTTTCTTTATCAGGCTTATGGTCTTTGACTGAACTAGATCTAAGTTTTTGCAATCTTCAAGCAATTCCCAATGCTTTTGACTGCTTGTCGtctttattgaaattaaatCTAGAGGGAAATAATTTTGTTTCGCTTCCTAAAAGTATGATTCAACTATCTAATCTACGAGATCTATTTCTGAGTTGTTGCACGAATCTTCAATCATTGCGTGAGCTTCCATTAAACATTAAGTATATCGATGCAACACAGTGTACCTCGCTAGAAACATTATCATCAGAATCAGAATATGATTTTCAGCCATCACTTCGGCTTTTCAATTGCGTCAAATTGATTGAGAATCAAGGCTACAGTAATATGTTATTAGCAATTCTAAGAAGTCATTTCATTAATGAAaag CATTACTGTGGGCAAGAAAGATTGGCACATTATATTGACATTCCTGGAGGTGAAATTCCGAACTGGTTTTGCCACCGAAATGTGGGGGCTTCAGTAAGTCTGCAAATGCCTTCAGGTTATTGTAACAAGTTGATGGGAATTGCTGTGTGTGTTGTTTTTGTACTCCGCCAACATAATCCATTAGACCAACTTGAGTTTAAAGATTGGGGACTTCATAGATTTACACATGAGCTCTCATGTTCCATtgaatccaaaaaaaatcaaattgacatAGTGACCCATGGTTTTTCTGAAAAATTTGGTAAGATTGAACCGCATCACCTTTGGCTGCAATATTTTCCCTCTCAATTCTTTAGAAAGGACTGGAAAGACGTGTTGAGTAACAGCTTTGCTAATGGATTCAGTGATATTGAGATTAAATTTAAAACCTGGGGTCCAGGATTGGAGGTTACAAAATGCGGGGCCCATTTGGTATTCAAGCAAGACGTTGAAGATCTCAAACAAACTATTTTTGGGTCTAGCAGAAGCTGCAGCATCACTCCTTATGAGGATGATTTTGACGTTTCAGCCAGAGACGCCATAATTAAGGAAAGCCATGACAACTATGATGGGGAAGGGGCTGGACCTAGCGGAGAAGGTACCTCTAATGATGTAGACGCACCACACCAAAAGTGGATACAGCATCCAAATGGGCCCAATCTAATTGAAAATTGGATTGGGAATTTCAATTAG
- the LOC126706936 gene encoding TMV resistance protein N-like isoform X1 codes for MATQTASSSSSSYFPKYDVFLSFCGVDTRNSFTAHLYAALKRKGIITFRDNEKLERGKYISQELLKAIEESRFAIVVLSKNYVYSRWCMIELVKIVECMKEKKLRILPVFYHVEPSDVRNCRFNFDVRNQMGTIVNIDDVQAWKAALKNVGSIAGFRIQNGSEAILVQEICRHIFSRLQFSCNISKELVGIEYRVSEMLNNLNLYLDKSSDGVRFVGICGMGGIGKTTLALEIYERISGSFEASSYIADVREKTKNQHLVSLQEQLLSNIFMGSEIKIWNVHEGIKIIGNRLRGKKVLIVLDDVDGEKQLEALAGNHNWFGPGSRIIVTSRDSHLLRRCGVHYIYAAKGLDKDEALQLFSLRAFKKPHPEENYVDFSMCFVNYTNGLPLALKVLGSLLFKKSTDEWKCVIDKLKAEPNKEILDILQISFDGLMDTEKELFLDIACFFKGENKGCIRDILQSFRYYPDYNIGVLVDKSLITINENGTLWMHDLLQEMGQAIVRRGSPKEAGGRTRLWLYEDILHVLKNNTGTEVVEGIILNIPIQKEELLDAGVFSKMKKMRLLKMGDMGKVKLPQGLDYLSNELRIIEWHGYPLSSMPANFQPNKLLELRMHCSGIKRLWDGIMNLDELKLIDLRNSQNLIETPNLSGVPKLKQLILQGCTGLSKIHPSLENLKQLVQLDLNGCKNLESLPHKINLESLEVFILSGCSKLKKFPEVVGNMSCLSELYLNETAIKDLPLSVDLLTGLIKLDLRGCKNLSSLPNACYSSMSLKILTLSGCSKLDALPENLGNLEGLEELDVSGTAIKYLPTSHLRNLRVLSLRGCKGLSPKPSNKLFSFLSMQQRRSPDPTVMLEFSLSGLWSLTELDLSFCNLQAIPNAFDCLSSLLKLNLEGNNFVSLPKSMIQLSNLRDLFLSCCTNLQSLRELPLNIKYIDATQCTSLETLSSESEYDFQPSLRLFNCVKLIENQGYSNMLLAILRSHFINEKHYCGQERLAHYIDIPGGEIPNWFCHRNVGASVSLQMPSGYCNKLMGIAVCVVFVLRQHNPLDQLEFKDWGLHRFTHELSCSIESKKNQIDIVTHGFSEKFGKIEPHHLWLQYFPSQFFRKDWKDVLSNSFANGFSDIEIKFKTWGPGLEVTKCGAHLVFKQDVEDLKQTIFGSSRSCSITPYEDDFDVSARDAIIKESHDNYDGEGAGPSGEGTSNDVDAPHQKWIQHPNGPNLIENWIGNFN; via the exons GTGGTGCATGATTGAACTAGTAAAGATTGTTGAATGCATGAAAGAGAAGAAGTTGAGAATTTTGCCAGTCTTTTACCATGTGGAACCGTCTGATGTACGGAACTGTAGGTTTAATTTTGATGTACGGAACCAGATGGGTACTATTGTTAACATAGATGACGTGCAAGCATGGAAAGCTGCTTTGAAAAATGTCGGCAGTATAGCCGGATTTCGTATACAAAATGG GAGTGAAGCAATCCTTGTTCAAGAAATCTGTAGACATATATTTTCAAGGCTTCAATTCTCATGTAATATATCCAAGGAGCTTGTTGGAATAGAATACCGTGTGAGTGAAATGTTGAATAACTTGAATTTATATTTAGATAAAAGTTCGGATGGTGTTCGCTTTGTAGGAATTTGTGGGATGGGTGGAATCGGTAAAACGACTCTTGCACTAGAAATTTATGAAAGAATTTCAGGTAGCTTTGAAGCTAGCAGCTATATTGCTGATGTaagagaaaaaactaaaaatcaacaTCTAGTTTCTTTACAAGAACAACTTCTTTCTAACATCTTTATGGGAAGTGAAATAAAGATATGGAATGTTCATGAGGGGATCAAAATCATAGGGAATAGACTACGTGGTAAGAAGGTTCTTATTGttcttgatgatgttgatggagAAAAACAATTAGAAGCATTAGCGGGGAACCATAATTGGTTTGGTCCAGGGAGTAGAATCATTGTAACAAGTAGAGATAGCCATTTGTTGCGAAGATGTGGTGTGCATTACATATATGCAGCAAAGGGGTTGGATAAAGATGAAGCTTTGCAACTCTTTAGTTTGAGAGCTTTCAAGAAACCCCATCCTGAAGAAAATTATGTGGATTTTTCTATGTGTTTTGTGAATTACACTAATGGCCTTCCTTTAGCTCTTAAAGTTTTAGGTtctttgttgtttaaaaaaagCACAGATGAATGGAAATGTGTCATTGATAAACTAAAGGCAGAACCTAATAAAGAAATTTTGGATATTCTTCAAATAAGTTTTGATGGGTTAATGGATACCGAAAAGGAATTATTTCTagatattgcatgttttttcAAAGGAGAGAACAAAGGTTGCATAAGAGATATATTACAAAGTTTTCGTTACTATCCAGACTACAATATTGGTGTTCTTGTGGATAAATCTCTCATAACAATTAATGAAAATGGAACTTTgtggatgcatgatttgctaCAAGAAATGGGTCAGGCAATAGTTCGTCGTGGATCCCCAAAAGAGGCTGGTGGACGTACTAGGTTATGGCTTTATGAGGATATCCTTCATGTACTGAAGAATAATACT GGAACAGAGGTAGTTGAAGGCATAATCCTAAACATACCTATTCAAAAAGAGGAGCTTTTGGATGCTGGAGTCTTctcaaagatgaaaaaaatgagattgCTTAAAATGGGTGATATGGGTAAAGTGAAACTTCCACAAGGCCTTGATTATCTTTCTAATGAGTTACGCATTATAGAATGGCATGGATATCCTTTAAGTTCCATGCCGGCCAATTTCCAACCAAACAAGCTTCTTGAATTGAGAATGCATTGCAGCGGCATCAAACGACTATGGGATGGAATTATG AATTTAGATGAGTTAAAACTCATTGACTTGCGTAACTCTCAAAACTTGATTGAGACCCCAAATCTAAGTGGAGTCCCAAAGCTTAAGCAATTGATTCTTCAAGGTTGTACAGGACTGTCTAAGATTCATCCATCTCTTGAAAATCTCAAACAGCTTGTTCAATTAGATCTGAATGGTTGCAAGAACCTTGAAAGCCTTCCACACAAGATCAACTTGGAATCTCTTGAGGTTTTTATTCTTTCCGGATGTTCAAAATTGAAGAAGTTTCCAGAGGTTGTGGGAAATATGTCATGTTTGTCTGAACTTTATTTAAATGAGACCGCTATAAAAGATCTACCATTATCAGTGGACCTTTTAACTGGCCTTATTAAATTGGATCTAAGAGGCTGCAAAAACCTTTCAAGTCTTCCGAATGCTTGTTATAGTTCAATGTCTCTAAAAATTCTCACTTTATCTGGCTGCTCAAAGCTTGATGCACTACCAGAGAATTTGGGGAATCTCGAAGGCTTGGAGGAGTTAGATGTGAGTGGAACTGCAATAAAATACCTACCTACATCTCATCTTAGAAATCTCAGAGTACTGTCTCTTCGTGGATGTAAAGGGCTATCACCTAAACCTTCGAATAAACTCTTCAGTTTTCTTTCAATGCAACAGAGAAGAAGTCCAGATCCCACTGTCATGTTAGAGTTTTCTTTATCAGGCTTATGGTCTTTGACTGAACTAGATCTAAGTTTTTGCAATCTTCAAGCAATTCCCAATGCTTTTGACTGCTTGTCGtctttattgaaattaaatCTAGAGGGAAATAATTTTGTTTCGCTTCCTAAAAGTATGATTCAACTATCTAATCTACGAGATCTATTTCTGAGTTGTTGCACGAATCTTCAATCATTGCGTGAGCTTCCATTAAACATTAAGTATATCGATGCAACACAGTGTACCTCGCTAGAAACATTATCATCAGAATCAGAATATGATTTTCAGCCATCACTTCGGCTTTTCAATTGCGTCAAATTGATTGAGAATCAAGGCTACAGTAATATGTTATTAGCAATTCTAAGAAGTCATTTCATTAATGAAaag CATTACTGTGGGCAAGAAAGATTGGCACATTATATTGACATTCCTGGAGGTGAAATTCCGAACTGGTTTTGCCACCGAAATGTGGGGGCTTCAGTAAGTCTGCAAATGCCTTCAGGTTATTGTAACAAGTTGATGGGAATTGCTGTGTGTGTTGTTTTTGTACTCCGCCAACATAATCCATTAGACCAACTTGAGTTTAAAGATTGGGGACTTCATAGATTTACACATGAGCTCTCATGTTCCATtgaatccaaaaaaaatcaaattgacatAGTGACCCATGGTTTTTCTGAAAAATTTGGTAAGATTGAACCGCATCACCTTTGGCTGCAATATTTTCCCTCTCAATTCTTTAGAAAGGACTGGAAAGACGTGTTGAGTAACAGCTTTGCTAATGGATTCAGTGATATTGAGATTAAATTTAAAACCTGGGGTCCAGGATTGGAGGTTACAAAATGCGGGGCCCATTTGGTATTCAAGCAAGACGTTGAAGATCTCAAACAAACTATTTTTGGGTCTAGCAGAAGCTGCAGCATCACTCCTTATGAGGATGATTTTGACGTTTCAGCCAGAGACGCCATAATTAAGGAAAGCCATGACAACTATGATGGGGAAGGGGCTGGACCTAGCGGAGAAGGTACCTCTAATGATGTAGACGCACCACACCAAAAGTGGATACAGCATCCAAATGGGCCCAATCTAATTGAAAATTGGATTGGGAATTTCAATTAG